In Planococcus shixiaomingii, the DNA window TTCACTTCATCAATCGTACCGTATGCTTCGATGCGCGGTGCGTCTTTATCTGCGCGCGCCCCGATCAAACTTGTCTGCCCTTTATCGCCGGTTCTTGTGTAGATTTTCATGTTCTTTTCGCCCCTTTTATAATTTCTGGTATCCCATACCAAACCCGAGTTATGCTTTCCGCTTCTTTGAATAAAAATTGATACAGCCGGCCGACAACGTCCCGCTGCTGCCTTTCCAGTGGTTCAAACGGCACGATACCGCGGTTGATGTCGGTTAATATCCATATTTGCCGGCTGCTTTCATTCAACAAAATTGCCGTCCGTGCCTCTTTTATAATTTCCTCTTCGCTTTTTCCATCTTCGAGCATGTTCTTCACCCATTTTTCCACTCCAGCTATGACCGAAAGAGAAGCAGCTGTGCCGGGCAAACTTGCTTCATGCCAAGAAACGGATTGGTTTCCGAGCAGCTCTTTCACATACTCGCGTTTGCCATTAAAGGCTCCGCCGAAAACGATATGCATGGTGCTCCCTCCTTGAATGCTTGCCGGTTTTGCCAAACCAACGTGTAGCGATAACCGTGAAGCGCTTGCTGCTCCCAAAAGGCTTCCTTTTTTGCGCGTCCTGCTAAATAACGGATCGGTCCGCCGTGAGTGAGGATCGTAAATTCTTTTCCATCAGGCAGTGCGTGAACGGCTCGTTCCACACGCTCTCCTAACACTTCCAAGCTTTCACCTCCAGGCGGCGCAATATGAAATGGGTCATCAATCCAGTTTCGATATGCTTCAATCATTTCTAATTGCGCATACGTTTTCTGCTCCCACTCGCCAAAATGACATTCGCGCCAATTGGCATCGGCGTGATAAAAAGCATTTGGAAACAGAACCTTCGCCGTTTGCCGGCAGCGCAATAAATCGCTTCCCCAAACTTCTGTTGCTTCCGGAAACGCCTGCGCTTCAAAAGGCATCACCGGTTGGTTTGTCCAGCCGATGTATTGCTTTTCCTGATTCCCTAGAGTTTGTGCGTGCCGGATCAAATGAAGAACAAAAGTGCCATCCATAACAAAAGCTCCGCCCCTTCTACATAAGCTCCAAACAAATCCCCTGTTACCCCGCCAAAATTCTTCAAGCACCACTTTCTATAGCCGTAAAGCGAAATCATAAGCACAGCGGCCATGCCAAAAGCGATTAGCCAACCGCTCATATATCCTAGAAAACCAAGAACTATGACCAAAAAGATTATAGCCCCTATCGCAATTTGTTCAGTATTTGCCCGCTGCTGGAAAAAAGCGGCTAGCCCTTTTTCTTTGGCACTAGCAGTTTTGCTGAACAGCAGCATCAGTCCGATTCTTGAAAAAACAGGTATCAATGCTATAACAATAAGCGGAGCGTGTTCTATGATTTCAGCTACCACCACTATTTTTCCAACAATGATCAGTACCAACACAATGGCCCCAAAAGCTCCGATTCTCGGATCTCCCATTATTTCCAACCGTCTTTCCCGGTCCTGATAAGAAAAATAAGCATCACCAACATCCGCTATGCCGTCCATATGCAAACCGCCTGACAGGAAAATGCCAAGAACTACGACGACAAAAGCTGCCAATAAAGAACTCGATTCTGTAAAATTCAATAGCACCCCTGCACCAGCTGCCATAATCCCGCCAAACAACAACCCGAGAATCGGAAGCATCAAGTACATTGACGTTACATCATTCTTTTCCAACGGCAATTCTTTTTTTACAGGAATCACGGAGAAAAACTGCAATGCGAGCAACGCCCCTATTCTAATATGTTTCATCCGCTTTCCTCCATGATGCGTTCTATCTGTCCCCAATCGACATGCGCTTTTACATGCGCTGCCCAGCGGCTATAGCGGTCTGGCCGTTCTTTCATAACCGGTTCCGGTAATTTTTTCTGTTGGCGAATCGGCGCTAAAAAGGCACGGCGGCATTCGTCATTGTTGAAAAAGCCGTGAAGATGGGTGCCGATTAACCGCTCCATATGAACGCCTTCTGTTCCTTCTTCATATGAAATAAGGGGTTTCCCGGCATAGGTTGACCGCCCCGTATGAATTTCGTAGCCGTCTATTTGGACAGCCTCACCGTGCACTCCTGCCACTCCGCGGCGCCTTTTAACAAACTTTTCTTCTATAAAATCGGTGTTCATTCCAGAAATCAGGCCAAGCCCTTTTTCAAAATCAGCTTTTGTGCCGTCAAAACCGCTAGGATCGGATAAACTGTCGCCAAGCATTTGAAAACCGCCGCACAGTCCGATAAGTTGAGTTTCTTTTTTTAATGAGCCCAAGAAGTCTTCGATGTTTTGCTGCTTCCAATAGCGCAAATCAGCAATCGTGCTTTTGGTTCCTGGAAAGACCAAAATATCAGGCTGGCCAATGTCTTGGGTAAATTCCACCCAACGGACGGCCACATCGGGTTCATTTAAAAAGGGTTCTATGTCAGTGAAATTCGACAAGTAAGGATGCTTTAATACTGCCATGTCAATCGGCTGTTTTGCCGAAGTCCTTGATAATTCACGAACCCCCAGCGAATCTTCCTGTTCAATTTCATGGTTGCCGAAATACGGAATCACGCCAAGGACGGGCAATTTTGTGTAATCCTCTAAGAAAGAAATGCCGTCTTCAAATAACCGGATGTTTCCTCGGAATTTATTGATCAACAGCCCTTTTACCCGTTCGGGATTCGGCATGAGGGCAAGCGTTCCGACAATCGAAGCAAAGACCCCTCCGCGATCGATATCCGCGACTAATATCACCGGAACGTTTGCGCGTTCGGCTACTGCCATATTAACAATTTCCCGGTCATTCAAATTCACTTCAGCCGGGCTTCCGGCTCCTTCAATTACTAAATGCGTATACGTTTTCGCAAGATTTTCCAGTGCCTGATCGATAGCCACCAACCCGTGCTCATAAAAACTCTTGCGGTAGTCCATGCCGTCCATCGTTTCGAGCTTTTTGCCGAACAAAATAACTTGCGACTTCATGTCGCTTTCTGGTTTCAACAAAATCGGATTCATATCGACCGTCGCGACTGTCCTCGCCGCTTCCGCTTGAACGCCTTGAGACCGGCCGATTTCCTCGCCAAGAACGGTTACGTATGAGTTGTTCGACATGTTTTGCGATTTAAACGGCGCTACGCGAATCTCTTGATCGGATAGAATTCTGCAAAACGCTGTACAAATCATACTTTTTCCTACGTCAGACGCCGTTCCTTGAATCATCACACCGCGCATTCTATCACTTCCTTCTGTAAGCGATTCCATTTTCCATTTCGATCGCTTGCTCAGCTTCCCCTGCAAACCATTTATGTATCTTGCCAAGCCATCTTTGATAAGTTTCGTCGCGCACGAAATCGTCCATCACTTCGTTCGAGACGATAACCAGCAGCTGCGCCTGGTTTCGCATGGCGTTTATCGTCACCTGCAACTCCAGCCATTTGGCTTCCATGCAGCCTGGCCGTTCGGCACAAGGAATTCCCCGCTCCCAGCCTTCATAAAGTTCATTGGCCAGCCACGTAGTCACGCAATCCCATAGAATGGCATCGCCGCTGTGAATCTTCGGAAGAGCCTTTTCCATGTCCACCGACTGTTCAATCGCTATCCAGCCATGGCCAGAGCGGTCTTCTTGATGGCGCATGATGCGTTCTGCCATTTCCGAATCATGCGCCTGGCCGCTTGCAAGATAGACAGCGCGGACTGCCCCAGCCGACATAACAAGTTGTTCAGCATATGCGCTTTTCCCGCTTCTTACCCCTCCGCTAATAAAAATCATGCTTCCTCTAGCCATTTCGCGATTTCCTCCCGGAGCTTTTTCATGGCGTCAGCAGATTTCATACCGATGCGGAACCACTGGCCATCCATTCCACGGAACGATTTGGTCTGACGCAGCACTATCCCGTTTTTCAGCATGTCCATGAAAAACTTATCGGACTGTTTTGGAACAGGCAGCTGGAATGATAAAAAATTCACCTCAGAGTCGGTCACAGCACAGCCATGAGCTATCAAAAATCCCGTCATTTGGGCACGTTCTTTTTTTGCCGTCTGGATAATGCGGTCCCGGTATTCGTGCTCTGAAAAACAGCGGGCTCCGATTGATGCTGAAAGCGCGTTGACATTCCAGTGCGCCGCTCCACTTTTTAATGCCTCGATGATTGGCGGAGCACTGATAACGTACCCCAGCCGGAGTCCTGGAATTGCATACATTTTGGTCATTGACCGCACAATAATGAGATTCGAAAACCTAGTCAAATACGAAACAACCGAATTTTCTTCGCCAGTAAAATCGATAAACGCTTCATCGACAACTAATTCGCAATCGGCCTTTTGGCAAGCATCTGCCAAGACTACTAAGTCTTTTTTAGAAACCATTAGCCCAGTCGGATTATGCGGATTGCAGATGTATATCGCCGCACACCCTTCTACCGCGTTCGCAAGTTCTGCTACCGGCAGCCGCCAGCCGGTTTCTACCTTTAACTGGACGGCGTTAATTTCCGCCCCTTCAGCCTCCAAAGTTTTGCGGTATTCCGAAAATGCCGGTTCAATCAGTACTACCCGTTTTTCGCGGTAGCGCCGGGCAAGCCAAGTGAAAATTTCCGCCGCTCCGTTTCCTGCCGCAATGTGACCGACAGAAACTTCATGGAAAGCGGCTGCTGCGCTTCGGAACGGTTCTGCGTCGGGATCGGGGTAGCGGCTGATGAGCTCCCGTAAATCGAGCCAGGATTCTTCGATAAAAGAAGGCGGCCCGAACGGATGAACATTTTCGCTAAAATCGATGATCTCACTTGGCGCTTCCACTCCAAGTTGCTTATATAGCCGCATAGGATTTGCTCCGTGATCAGGTAAGTTCAAGTAAAAGCCCCCCTATTGCAAATAAAATAAAAAACCAAAGAGTGGCAGCGTGCATTTGTTTAATGGCCTCTTTAATATGCCGCGCTTCTAATGGAAACACCGGCGTGCCCATACGCTCCCGGTCCGATACAATCCCTTTGTACGTATTGATTCCCCCGAGTTCGACACCGAGTTGTATGGCAGTCGCCGCTTCGAGCCAGCCGCTGTTCGGGCTTGGGTGCTTTTTCGCGTCCCGCTGCCAATGCTCAAAACGTTGACGCATGGTTAGAGATCTTTCGTTTTTAGTCGTCAGTAAAATCAACGCCCCTGTGATTCGGCTCGGTATCCAGTTTAAAACATCGTCCAGGCGCGCGGATGCAAACCCGAAGTGCCGGAACTCTTCATTTTTATAACCGATCATCGAGTCGCAGGTGTTGACCGCTTTGTACATCCACAAACCCGGCGCACCGAACAAAAAGGCCCAAAATAAAGGCGCTGTTACGCCGTCGCTCGTATTTTCAGAAACCGTTTCAACAACCCCGCGGGTAATCTCGCTTTTGTTCAGCCTTTCGGTATCGCGGCCGACAATCCACCCCAGTTTTTCGCGTGCTTTCGGCATATCATTTTCAATCAACGGCCGGTATACATCTTCCGCCGCATCGCGCAAACTTTTCTGTGCAAGCCCGGCAGCTATTAGCACCGCTTCAACTGCTACACCCGCTAGCCAGTGAATAGAATGACCGATTGAAACCAATAGGAACGCACCTGTAAAGGCACTGGCTGCAACAATCCCAACCAGCAAAAAGCCATTGCGGAACGCCTTAGGTCCCTTGTTCCATTTCGCGGTCAATCTAGAGACCAAAGTTCCGATCCAGCGAACAGGATGCGGCCAAGTTGGCGGATCTCCTATGATCCGGTCCAGCACCAAACCGATCGCTATGGCAGAAAGATGTGCCATCATAATTTTTTCGCTTCCCGGTAAAGTCCGATTGCTTCCACCGTGCATTCAAATACTCCAGTGCCGATCACTTTCCCCAGCTCTGTTATCGGTCCCGCGTAAGGCAAATGCTCACCTTGCTGGGTTGCCGCTACCAGGCAGCTGTCTGTCGATGTGCCGGTTGCGATAGTATTCGTCAACGGATCCATTACCCCTTCATGGTGAAGCGCTTTTGTTTTTGCTTCTGTCGCCGTAATCATTGCCTGGATAAACGCTTCATCCGATAATTCACCATTGATGAGAATCCATGTATTTATTGTGCCGACTTTTACAGCACGATCAAGTGCCTTCGATACATCAACCGCGTTGCCGACCCCTGCCGTCACAGCAATAACAGCCGAACCAAATGATCCTTCGTATTCTTTGATAACCACATCTTCTGTTCGGACAGCCGTCATCATTCCCACTGTATCAGTTACCATGAACCCTTGCTGTTCAATGAACATCGCCATCTCCTGAGTGCTGTCATCGCATTCATAAGTATCGTCGACATGGCGGTTCATGAAGGTCCGGTACCAGCCAGCGCCTGCATTGATGACCGCTGATGACACCGTTTTTAACGAAATTGGGCTCTGATACAGAACGTAATCAGCAGAAACAGCAAAATCTTCTGCTGTTATTTTGGCTTTTACAGCCGGTCTGTTGATTCCTGGAAGCAGTGTAATTTGCGGTTTCGGCAATTCGGGATGCGGGTGGTTGCTGACCCGTGTTTTGTAGACAGCTTCGATGTCTTGTTCCCTCACCACTTCATGTGGTTCGCCCATCCGTTTGATCTTGCCTTGGTCGAGCAGCAATAATTGATCGCAGTACATCGATGCCAAATTGATGTCATGGAATATGGAAACGACCGTCAATTCTTTTTCCAAAGCCTGCTTTTTTATGGTATCAAGCAATTCTTTTTGATGATTGATATCCAGGTGGTTTGTCGGTTCATCCAGCAACAGAATCGAAGCGTTTTGCGCCAGCGCTTGAGCAACAAACACCCGTTGCTGTTCGCCTCCTGACATCCGGTCGATCGACGTGTTTTCATATTGTTGGATGTTCATCAGCCGCATGGCTTCTACTACAGCTGCCTCGTCTTCTTCAGACCACGAAGAGAACCAACCGCTTTGGTGCGGATAGCGGCCAAGCGAAATGGTTTCCCTTACGGTATGTTCAAATGCATGGGCGTGCAGCTGAGGCAGCACCGCCATTTTCCTCGCTAGCTCTTTAGGCAGAAAGTTCGCGATGGCTTTCCCGTCAATCTCAACTGCCCCTTGTTGAGCTGGCAATATGCCGCTTATGAGTTTCATCAACGTCGACTTGCCGCTGCCGTTTGGCCCTAATATCCCAAGCATGCTTCCTTTTTTGACTCGGAACGTCACGCCGTTGACGATGTTTTTTTCACCATAGCCGCCAGTTAATTGGTTTACTTGCAACATATTAAACGCCTCCTTTCCGTTGGCGGAAAAAGATAAATGCAAATACCGGCGCACCGATAAATGCGGTAATAACACCAATCGGCAATTCTGTCGGTGAAATGATGGTGCGTGACACTAAATCGCACAGGATGAGCAAAGCTGCCCCATTAATGAACGATAGCGGCAGCACGTGGCGATGGTCTGCCCCCCAAAGAAGGCGAACCATATGCGGAACCACAAGCCCGACAAATCCGATGGTTCCGGAAACAGAAACAGCTGCGCCCGTCAACACGGATCCTGCGATGAGGATCGCCATTTTCCGCTTTTTCACATCTACGCCCAGATGCCGCGCCCGCTCTTCCCCGAACAGCATGGCATTCAACTCTCTGCGGTTCCACCATAAAACAGCTGAACCGATGATTACAAAAGGCAAAGCCATTTGGACATACGGCCAGCCGCGCATCGAAACGCTGCCCAACAGCCAGCCGATGATTTGGCGCAATTCTTCTCCTGTCAGCGCAATCATCAATGAAATAACCGATCCGAGAAACGAACTGAAAATGATTCCGGTTAAGATGACTGTTTCCATCTTCATTGAACGGTCCACCAGTTTGGCAAAAGCCATAACTGCCAGCATTGTTGCAAGCGCACCGATCATGCTCACAACCGGCAGTGTAAAGATTCCTAAAAAAGGCACTGAAATGCTGAAAAAGAGCGTCATCACGGCACCTACTGAGGCACCGGACGACACTCCTAAAGTGTAAGGATCGGCTAACGGATTTTTAAGCAGCCCTTGAAACGCAGCACCCGCAATGGCAAGCGACGCTCCGACAAGACCGGCCAGCACCACACGCGGCATCCGAATGTTCCAAAGGATATTAGCTGCCGACTGGTCTGAACCAGGATTCCACAGCACTTCTGGAGATATTGAAACCGTACCGACCAATACACCCAGCAGCACAGCCCCTCCTAAAAGAACAAGAGAGACAATGTAAGCTGCTGTGTTTTTATTCACTGAAAACCTCCGGATAAACAGCTTTCGCCATTTCTTCCAGGCCATCAGTCAAGCGCGGGCCTGAACGGGTTACCATGTCCGAATCAACCTCAACTACTGCTTTTTCTTTTACTGCCGTCACTTCGCCAAAACCGCTGCGTGACATGATTTGATCTGCAGCTCCCGGATTGTAGGCGCCTTCTGTCGTGACAATAACGTCTGGATTGCTGTCAACAATCGCTTCTGGGTCCATGCTGACCCAGCCTTCAAGGTCTCCAGCAGCGTTTTCCGCATTAATCATACCAAGCATTTCGTCCAAGAACGTGCCGCTTCCTGTCGTGAAAATCTCAGGGTCGCTTCCCACTTCAACAAACACTTTTTTCGGTTCTTTAACAGTTGCAGCTTTTTCTTCAATTTCAGCTACTTCTTCTTTCATTTCGGCAATTTCAGCTTTGGCTTCTTCTTGTGCCCCTGCCGCTTTGCCGATTGTATCGATTGTTTCATAAACTTCTTCAAAGCTCACTGCGTTATTGACGACAAAAACTTTAACGCCTGCATCACGCAATTGCTGCAGTCCCGCATCGCCAACTCCTAATCCAGATTCATGTGCAAGTACGATGTCCGGCTGCAGAGAGATGATTTTCTCTACGTTGAATTCTTGGCCGCCGATTTTCTCGACTTTAGCTGCTTCTTCCGGATAGTTATCAAAATCGGACACGCCGACCATTTTCTCGCCTAATCCGAGTTCATATGCAATTTCTGTATTTGAAGGAACCATCGACACAATCGCTTTCGGTTCTTCTTCAATCGTGATTTCTTCGCCCACCGCATCCGTCAGCGTTACCGGAAATGCCGCTTCTGTTGCCGCTGGTGCTTCTGTTGCCGTTTCCTGCTCAGCTGGCGCTGCTTCCTGCCCACATCCTGCCAGCATTGCTGCTGCTAATCCTGCACTTACTCCAAACTTCCAAACCTTTTTCATTTGTGAAATCCTCCGTTTCTAGTTAGAAAAGTGCAGTTATCTGCGCTTTTCTATAAAAAAATCCCCCGCAAACATTGCGAGGGATTGGAAGGACGACATAAAAAGGCATGTGCATCCAGCCTGTCCTCGCAAGCGTGTGGGTGTTTCATAAAGGCAGGTCTCCTGGCTTGTGATCATCGCTTTCTGCGCCTTCCCGAAGTTTTCTCCAGTGGCATGTGGCAGATTGCTCTCACTTACAGTGGCGGGACCGCGCCGGAATCAAACCGGCTTCCCTTTTAACTCATGTTCTTAGACATAAGCACCTTTATGATGGTTTATAAAATTATTGGTTCGGCCTTAATTATACACCAAAACTTTTTATTGTCTCTTACATTTTTTCCGGAGCTGCAACGCCCACGGTTTTCAGTGCATTGGCAAGCGTAACTTTAACCGCAGTGATCAGCGCAATGCGGGCACGAGTTAAGTCTTCGTTCGACGCATCCAATACCTTATTGGCGTTATAGAAACTGTGGAAATGGGACGCCAAATCCTGGATGTATGTTGTTACTCGGTGAGGAGCGCGCAATTTCGCCGCATCTGCAATCACTTGCGGGAAATCACCGATTTTCTTCAAGACGTCAATTTCTTTTTCAGACGTCAGCAAGTTCAAGTTGCCGGTCGAAGCAGTGAAGCCTTGGCTTTCCGCTTGGCGCAAGATAGAGCAAATGCGCGCGTGAGCGTATTGCGAATAGTAAACCGGATTTTCGTTTGACTGGGATACTGCTAAGTCTAAATCGAAATCCATATGCGAATCGCCTGAACGCATCGCGAAGAAATAACGGACGGCGTCAAGGCCGACGAGTTCCACTAGTTCACGCATTGTTACAGCTTTCCCTGTGCGTTTGCTCATCTTCATTTTTTCGCCGTCTTTATACAATTGCACCATTTGAATGATGCTGACTTCCAAAGTGTCACGGTCGTAGCCAAGCGCTTCGATTGCCGCTTTCATGCGCGGGATATAGCCGTGGTGGTCAGCGCCCCAAATGTTGATCAGCTTATCAAAACCGCGTGACAGCTTGTCTTCGTGGTAAGCGATATCCGGCAATAAATACGTGAATGTGCCATCATTTTTGATCAATACGCGGTCTTTGTCGTCGCCGAACGTCGTCGAACGGAACCAAGTTGCACCGTCTTCTTCGTAAATATGGCCATTGGCACGCAATTTGTTCAACGCAATTTCGATTTCGCCTTTTTCATATAATGAAGTTTCTGAGAACCACTCATCAAATTCAACACGGAAATCCGCTAAGTCTTTTTGCAGTTTTGCCAATTCCACTTTTAAACCATGTTTGCGGAACGCTTCATAACGCTCTTCATGCGTCATGTGGACAAACTTGTCGCCATGTTCCGCTACGAGATCCTTAGCAATGTCTTTGATGTCCTGGCCGCGGTAGCCGTCTTCCGGCATGCTGTCCGGATGGCCAAGCTCTTCGAAATAACGCGCTTCAATCGACAGCGCCAAGTTATTGATTTGATTGCCGGCATCGTTGATATAGTATTCGCGGGATACGTCATAACCTGCAAGGTCCAGCACATTGCACAACGAATCGCCGACAGACGATCCGCGGGCATGCCCCAAGTGAAGATCGCCGGTCGGGTTGGCGGAAACAAACTCCACTTGAATGCGCTCACCACCGCCGGAATTCGTACGGCCATACTCAGCCTGCTGCTCAAGAACCGTTTTTACGACTTCCTGCAAATAATCTTTTTTGATGGTGATGTTGATAAAGCCAGGTCCAGCGATTTCCACATTCTCAATATTTGCTGCTTCTTTGTCTAAGTTGGAAACGATCGCTTCAGCAATCGCACGCGGCGGCTTTTTCGCCAGCTTCGTCAATTGCATCGCAATATTTGTCGCATAATCCCCGTTCGCTTTGTCTTTCGGTGATTCCAATTGAACCGCTACCGGTTCTGCGCTCAATTCCGCTTTTTGAACCGCGTCGCTGATCACCTGTTTAATCGTGTGTTGAACCTTTTCTACTGCATTCATCATTTGCCCTCCGTAAACTGTATTTCCATTTCGTATTCGCCGACATGACTGGCACCCATCGCCAAATCATAGCGGACTTTAAACCGGGTTTCTCCGACTGATAACTCGTGTGCAGTAGTCGTCAACATGAACGATCCTTGCGCATTCGTCAAATTGCCCGTTTGCTCTTTATGTAATAAAAATGGGAGCCGCATCTGCAAGCCGCCACTTCTTAAAATAACCGCTTCGTCTTTGCTCATTTTCACGACCGTCCGGATTTCGAGATCTTCCTGCTGCTCTGCGTATTGCAAATAGCGCAAGTTGTTTTTCTCTGTCAACATGCCTTCCGACCGCAATTCCATCACTTGATCGTCCACATTCGGCTGGCGGATTGTCGTCGTGAGTTTAATCGTTACGGATTTCTGCATTCCATCCGCCTCCCCGTTCATTGATAACCTTATCATTATAGCCTGAATCGGCGGCTTTTTTCAATTAAGTTTCCGATTAGAATCAAAAAAGGAACCCGTGTATCGAACTGTCGAATACACAGGGGTCCTTCAGCTTACCTAGTATACGTTTTTACGAAAGATGGACGCGAAAAAATATTCGGCCGCTTGTCGATGCCTTCTTCAGTACCGCGTTTAGCATGCGCCTGGCCATATGCCTGCGACTGCTGCCAATCTTTAAACGACTCTTCATCTTTCCATAACGTCAGAATGACATACGTGTCCGAATTCAAAGGTCGCAACACACGAATTGCTGCGAAACCGGGTTCTTGCTCAACCTTGCCTGCCCGGTTCTTGAAACGTGATTCGAATAGCTCCCGCCCTTCATCGGTTACCGGAATATTATTGAACACTGCAAAATAGCCATCATTGATGTCCCCTACAGCATCCAGCACTTCATAGCCTTCAAAGCCTTGCGCTGGAGCGCTTCCTTCCGACTCATAAAGTACCACCGATTCTTCGCCGTTCATTAAATAAATCAGCCGTGCGTTTGAATTGGCCGCGAGAATCGCTACGCCTTGGTCACGATGGCCTGCCCATTTATACAATTCCATTGTCAGCACCTCTTCCGATTACGTATTCTCTATTATCTTATCGTTTTTGGTTGCAAGTTTCTATTTTGGCAGTTTATGATCGCTCGGAAACGTTTTATGATCACTTAGTGTCGTTCTATGATCACTCGAGGGGTTTTTATGATCACTCGGAAGCATTTTATGATCACTCACCTCGATGCCAGAAATTCTCGACATCAAAAAGCCAGCCTGGAAAATTCCAGGCCGGCCGTTTTACATTATTCTATTTTACCCAGCCAAGAATCATTTCGCGGATCAATTTACTGGCTGTGTTCGCGGTTTGATCGGAATGATCGTAAACCGGCGCCACTTCCACCAAGTCGAAGCCGACGACGTTGATGTCGGATGCTGCGATTGCGTGGATCGATGCGAGCAGTTCGCGCGATGTGATGCCGCCTGCATCGACTGTGCCGGTTCCAGGCGCGTGCGCCGGATCCAAGACGTCGATATCGATCGTCACATATACAGGACGCCCTGCAAGTGTCGGCAAGACTTCTTTCAGCGGCTCAAGCACTTCGAACATGGAAATGTGCATGCCGTTTTCTTTAGCCCACTGGAATTCTTCTTTCATGCCAGAACGGATGCCGAATGAATAAACGTTCGACGGTCCGATGTGATCAGCAATTTTACGGATCGGTGTTGAATGGGAATATTCTTCACCTTCGTAATGTTCGCGAAGGTCTGTGTGCGCGTCAAAATGGATGATCGCCAAATCTTCGTATTTGCTGGCAACAGCTTTCATGACCGGCAAAGATACGAGGTGTTCGCCGCCCATGCCCATCGGAATTTTGCCGTCATTTAATAACGTATGGATATACGTTTCGATTTCCAGCAAGCTTTTTTCCGGATTGCCGAAAGGCAGCGGAAT includes these proteins:
- a CDS encoding pyridoxal phosphate-dependent aminotransferase, with amino-acid sequence MNLPDHGANPMRLYKQLGVEAPSEIIDFSENVHPFGPPSFIEESWLDLRELISRYPDPDAEPFRSAAAAFHEVSVGHIAAGNGAAEIFTWLARRYREKRVVLIEPAFSEYRKTLEAEGAEINAVQLKVETGWRLPVAELANAVEGCAAIYICNPHNPTGLMVSKKDLVVLADACQKADCELVVDEAFIDFTGEENSVVSYLTRFSNLIIVRSMTKMYAIPGLRLGYVISAPPIIEALKSGAAHWNVNALSASIGARCFSEHEYRDRIIQTAKKERAQMTGFLIAHGCAVTDSEVNFLSFQLPVPKQSDKFFMDMLKNGIVLRQTKSFRGMDGQWFRIGMKSADAMKKLREEIAKWLEEA
- a CDS encoding cobyric acid synthase codes for the protein MRGVMIQGTASDVGKSMICTAFCRILSDQEIRVAPFKSQNMSNNSYVTVLGEEIGRSQGVQAEAARTVATVDMNPILLKPESDMKSQVILFGKKLETMDGMDYRKSFYEHGLVAIDQALENLAKTYTHLVIEGAGSPAEVNLNDREIVNMAVAERANVPVILVADIDRGGVFASIVGTLALMPNPERVKGLLINKFRGNIRLFEDGISFLEDYTKLPVLGVIPYFGNHEIEQEDSLGVRELSRTSAKQPIDMAVLKHPYLSNFTDIEPFLNEPDVAVRWVEFTQDIGQPDILVFPGTKSTIADLRYWKQQNIEDFLGSLKKETQLIGLCGGFQMLGDSLSDPSGFDGTKADFEKGLGLISGMNTDFIEEKFVKRRRGVAGVHGEAVQIDGYEIHTGRSTYAGKPLISYEEGTEGVHMERLIGTHLHGFFNNDECRRAFLAPIRQQKKLPEPVMKERPDRYSRWAAHVKAHVDWGQIERIMEESG
- a CDS encoding bifunctional adenosylcobinamide kinase/adenosylcobinamide-phosphate guanylyltransferase, coding for MHIVFGGAFNGKREYVKELLGNQSVSWHEASLPGTAASLSVIAGVEKWVKNMLEDGKSEEEIIKEARTAILLNESSRQIWILTDINRGIVPFEPLERQQRDVVGRLYQFLFKEAESITRVWYGIPEIIKGAKRT
- a CDS encoding bifunctional adenosylcobinamide kinase/adenosylcobinamide-phosphate guanylyltransferase, with translation MARGSMIFISGGVRSGKSAYAEQLVMSAGAVRAVYLASGQAHDSEMAERIMRHQEDRSGHGWIAIEQSVDMEKALPKIHSGDAILWDCVTTWLANELYEGWERGIPCAERPGCMEAKWLELQVTINAMRNQAQLLVIVSNEVMDDFVRDETYQRWLGKIHKWFAGEAEQAIEMENGIAYRRK
- the cbiB gene encoding adenosylcobinamide-phosphate synthase CbiB; amino-acid sequence: MMAHLSAIAIGLVLDRIIGDPPTWPHPVRWIGTLVSRLTAKWNKGPKAFRNGFLLVGIVAASAFTGAFLLVSIGHSIHWLAGVAVEAVLIAAGLAQKSLRDAAEDVYRPLIENDMPKAREKLGWIVGRDTERLNKSEITRGVVETVSENTSDGVTAPLFWAFLFGAPGLWMYKAVNTCDSMIGYKNEEFRHFGFASARLDDVLNWIPSRITGALILLTTKNERSLTMRQRFEHWQRDAKKHPSPNSGWLEAATAIQLGVELGGINTYKGIVSDRERMGTPVFPLEARHIKEAIKQMHAATLWFFILFAIGGLLLELT
- a CDS encoding histidine phosphatase family protein gives rise to the protein MDGTFVLHLIRHAQTLGNQEKQYIGWTNQPVMPFEAQAFPEATEVWGSDLLRCRQTAKVLFPNAFYHADANWRECHFGEWEQKTYAQLEMIEAYRNWIDDPFHIAPPGGESLEVLGERVERAVHALPDGKEFTILTHGGPIRYLAGRAKKEAFWEQQALHGYRYTLVWQNRQAFKEGAPCISFSAEPLMANASM
- the cobS gene encoding adenosylcobinamide-GDP ribazoletransferase; translated protein: MKHIRIGALLALQFFSVIPVKKELPLEKNDVTSMYLMLPILGLLFGGIMAAGAGVLLNFTESSSLLAAFVVVVLGIFLSGGLHMDGIADVGDAYFSYQDRERRLEIMGDPRIGAFGAIVLVLIIVGKIVVVAEIIEHAPLIVIALIPVFSRIGLMLLFSKTASAKEKGLAAFFQQRANTEQIAIGAIIFLVIVLGFLGYMSGWLIAFGMAAVLMISLYGYRKWCLKNFGGVTGDLFGAYVEGAELLLWMALLFFI